TTACTCCCGCACAGGGCCGATGGTGAAAAGACGCTCTCCCTCTACCGTTCCCTGGGTTACTATGGCCTCCTTGCCTCTACGGTCACCTGCGAGGGCATTGATCTTCTCAGGGACATGCTCAGAGGCAGGAGTTCCATGCTGGCAGGCCATTCAGGCGTGGGGAAGAGCTCTCTTCTGAATGCGATGGAGCCCGGCATCACCGACAGGCCCCTGGTGCGCGAGGTAAGCTCCTCGACTATGAAGGGCACCCATACCACCACTTCTGTTATCCTTTACAGGTTCCCCGATGGAACGGCCATCTTCGACCTCCCCGGCCTCAAGCTCGCTCCCCTCCATGGCGTGGCTCCCGCTGAGATTGGGCGGTGCTTCCCTGAATTCGGGTACTTCGTCAGGAGATGCCGCTTCAACGACTGCATTCACCGGGAGGAGCCGGAATGCGGCGTCAGGGAAGCGTTGGAAGAGGGGGCCATATCGAAGGACCGGTACGAATCATACCTGAGAATGCTGGGGGAAATAACTGACAGGATCCTGTTTTGACCAGCTCTCCACCCATGGCCCGGTTCCAAGGACCCTCATCCGGACAATCCGCCGGGAGGGGACCCATTGAAAGCCTTGAGGCCTTGTGCTAGAATACAGGGTATGCTGAGAATATCGGGAATAAGAATGGCCCTCTTGGGAGGGCCTGCCGACCTGGAGGAGGCGCTCCTCAAAAAACTGGGCCTCCCGCGCGGGGAGCTGCAGAGCTTTCATATATACCGCCAGTCCATCGACGCAAGGAAGAAAAGCGGCATCAGCTTTGTCTATACCCTTGACGCGGTGCTGAAAGATGAGGAGAGCTTTTTAAAAACATGCGGGGATAAGGATATAGCTCCTTCTCCCCGTGGTGCCTATAGCTGCCCTGAGCCCGGTGAAACGCCCCTCGAAGGGAGGCCCGTCGTCATAGGCGCGGGGCCTGCAGGGCTCTTTGCCGCCCTCCTTCTTGCGGAAAGCGGATACAGGCCCCTGCTGCTTGAAAGAGGGCCGGCGGTGCCCGAGCGCGCCCTCAATGTGCGGCGCTTCTGGGAGAGAGGGGAGCTTGATCCGGAATGCAACGTGCAGTTTGGAGAAGGAGGGGCGGGCACTTTTTCTGACGGCAAGCTCACCACGATGATACGGGACATAAGGTGCCGCAAAGTATTGCAGGAGCTGGTATTCTGCGGCGCCCCGGAGGAGATCCTGTTCTCTTACAGGCCCCATATCGGTACCGACTTGCTGAAGAAGGTGGTGGTGGGCCTCAGGAAAAAGATAGAAGCCCTAGGCGGAACGGTGAGGTTCCGCTGCAGGGCCGCCGACCTGGTGATTAAGGACCACAAGCTGGCGGGCGTCATCACAGGGAGCGGCGAGACGCTCGAGACAGCGGTGGCCATCGTGGCCCCCGGGCACAGCGCGAGGGACATGTTCTCGCTCCTCCACCGCCGAGGAGTAGAGCTCGCTCCCAAGCCCTTCTCTCTCGGGGTGCGCATCGAGCACCGCCAGAGCCTCATCGACGCCGCCCAGTATGGGAAGTGGGCATATCATCCTGCCCTTCCCCCCGCCGAATACAAGTTTGCATACCACCATGCCTCCGGGCGTTCGCTTTACACTTTCTGCATGTGCCCCGGGGGGTTCGTGATCGCGGCATCTTCCGAAGCTCACGGAGTGGTGACCAACGGGATGAGCGAATCTTCAAGGGGAGGAGAAAATGCCAACAGCGCCCTGCTGGTGGGCGTGACTCCCGATGATTTCGGTGGAAGCCATCCCCTTGCCGGCGTGGATTTTCAGCGCCGTTACGAGCAGCGGGCATACGAGCAGGGGCAGGGCGGTTACCGGGCTCCCGCTCAGCTTGCCGGTGACTTTCTGGAAGGCAGGGAAAGCCACGCGCTGGGCTCGGTCACTCCAACCTATAGCCCGGGAATAAGGCTTACAAGCCTGCAGGAATGCCTGCCTCCTTATGTAATTGAGACTATGCGGGAAGGTCTTGCCGCCTTCAACAGGAAGCTCAGGGGCTTTGCCTCCCGCGACGCCATCCTTACCGGAGTGGAAACCCGCTCATCTTCACCGGTAAGGATACTGCGGGGCAGCAGCTTTGAATCAAGCACGGGCGGCCTTTATCCCTGCGGCGAGGGAGCCGGTTATGCGGGCGGGATCGTCTCCGCAGCGGTGGATGGTATCAAGGCCGCCGAGGCAATCATCATGAAGTATTCACCGGCGTAGCCCCGAAAATGCGCGGCTGGATTGCGAGGTAAGCACAATGGCTCAAAAAGACATAGCTATCATCGGCGGCGGGGCTTCCGGGATCATGGCGGCTCTCACGGCGGCCGGTGCAGGCGCCAGGGCAGTTATCTGGGAAAAGAACCCGCGGATAGGCAGAAAGCTCCTTGCAACGGGCAACGGCCGCTGCAATCTCACGAACGTCAACGCACAGAGTGCCTGTTATCATGGTGGCCATCCAGGTTTTGCCGCTTCCGCCCTCAGCCTTTTCAGCGCTGCCGAGACCCTGGAGCTTTTTGAATCGCTTGGCATCACCTGCAAAGTGGAGGAAAGGGGCAAGGTCTTCCCAAGGTCAGATCAGGCCTCAAGTGTCCTGGACGTGCTGCGCCACGAGCTTGAGGCATTGGAAGTGCAGGTGAGGTGCGATGCTCCTGTGACAGCCCTGGAAAAAACAGGAGGGCACTTCATCCTTACCTGCCAGGACGGCTCCCGCCACCTTGCGGCAAAAGTGATCCTGGCTGCAGGGGGCAAAGCAACGCCGGCATTGAGCTCCCCAGGCCTCGGCTATCCTCTTGCCGAAAAGATGGGACACCGTATTGTGACACCTTTCCCTGCCCTTGTGCCGTTAAAGCTTGAAGCCCCCTTTTTAAACCATGTCCACGGGGTGAAATGGGAGGGGAAGGTCCTTATATATGCCGATGAAAAGCCTGTAGCTTCTGATTCGGGCGAGATTCTCTTTACCGAGTATGGCCTGTCGGGCCCTCCGGTTCTTGCAGTAAGCCGCGCCGCGCTTTCGGGAGTCCGGGAGGGGAGAAAAGTTCAGGCTGCAGTGAATCTTGTGCCCGAAATGAGCCCCGGTGACCTGCGAAACTATCTGTCGGCCCGTCTCGGCAGATGCCGTAATAAAAGCCTGAGCTTCGCCCTGGTGGGATTTATCAACAAGAGGCTTATCGGCGCGGTGCTGAGCTCGGCAGGGTGCCGGCACCCCGAAAAACCAGGAGCAGATCTCGGCACCGGCGATCTGGAAAGGCTCTCGTCACTTCTTCAGGACTGGCGCTTCCCCGTCACCGGCTCGCCTTCATGGACCCACGCCCAGGTCACTGCGGGCGGTATCGACACAAGGGACATTGACGCAGCGACGCTTCAGTCAAAGCATGTTCCGGGGCTCTTTTTCGCCGGGGAAATCATTGACATTGACGGTGACTGCGGCGGGTTCAACCTGCAGTGGGCCTGGTCCTCGGGCCGTGTGGCAGGAAGGCGTGCGGCAGAATGAGGAGAGGGCCTTTCATGGGAGAGCACTCCCGGTTGAGCTTCTTTCCCGGGGCCCGAAATAAGAAGGAAAGAAGCTGACTCCACCGCGAGCCGAGAATTCCTCACGGTAGAAGAGCCTTTCAGCATGCTGAGAGTATATTTCTGAGCGCTCAAGAAATACCAGGGCTCTCAGCAGCTTTGTATTTTTCACGGCATAATCGTCTCCTCCAAGATCTGTCATGGATTCGACAAAGGAGATAAAGGCTTTCTCCGAGGCAGCGGCAAGCTCGAGATGCCTTGCCGCCATTCCTTTCCCCGGACTCATCTTTTTCGCTTTGAGCACTGAATACGCCTTCAATGCATCCTCTTGCCATTTGCTCATCGCCTGAAGAGCAGCTTCGCGCTGCGGTGTGATGAGACTCTTTTCCCGGTTTTCTTCCACGAGCTTTCTCAAGAGAGCCTCACAGCAAAGGAATCGATCCGATGGCAAGGGTCTCGAGGGAAATGAGCGGGGGAGACGGCTCCGCTTATCTTTGCCCCTGGTGCCCTGAGAAAAGCATTCCCTGCAGAGAAGCCTTACAGAGGTGATGCTTTTGCCGCAGCAGAGGCAGCTCTCTGTCAGATAGGACCGTTTCACGAGATCGTGGGGAAGGCTTAAAATAAGGGTCCTGTAATACTGAAAAGGCCGGTCCTCGAATGGCTGAAGGGTCCTGGCCGCTGAATCCATATCCTTCCCGGGGAAATGCTCCATTTTCCTCTCAATATCGAAAATCCTGTAGCTTTCCTCCAGGGCTTTCATCAAGAAATCTCCGGGGGCCTCTCCTTTGCCGCCAGGCGGGTCCAGTGAGCGCTCGAGCGCCCTGAGCGATGAGATAAGAGCGGTGAGCCTTTCTTTCATAAGGGCAAGATACTGAAAATAAGCCTCGCTCTTTTCGTTGTTCACCACAAGTTTTTTTTCTATGTTAAGGGCAAGGCTGGCTTCATGGTCGGCAGCCTCTTTCATCTCAAGGGTGGCATTGAAGGCGAAATCCCTCAGGAGATGAGCCAGGGCCTCATTGAAATCGCTGCCCTTCCTCCCATGCCGGGCAAGACTGTGGATCCCTACGAGAAGAAGCTTCACGAGGCTGAATTTTTCATCGGATTCGCGTGAATGGCACGGGGCTCCCGTTTCCTCTGCAAGTGCGATCCGCTCTCTTATCCTGCTTCTGCAGGTGCTGCAGCACACTCCGTCTATTGTTTCCGCGGCTCCGCAGGACAGGCAGTGGGACGAGGCACACCTCTCAGTCATATAATCCATGACTCCGAACATGGTCTTTATGCGCTTGTGGCGCATAGTTGCCATTTCTCTCAGCTCAGGGAGGTATTTGTGGAGGTAACGCCGCCCCTGCGCGCTGAGAAGAGCGGCGCAGGCCTCGCACTGGTTCTGAAAGCGATCTTTCAGCTTCCACTGCGGCTCCAGGCGCTCAATGAAACGGGCTGTCGCTACAGGGCCTTCATAAAATATGAGCTTCCACAGGGGATTCCTTGATGACCGCC
The window above is part of the Candidatus Eremiobacterota bacterium genome. Proteins encoded here:
- the rsgA gene encoding ribosome small subunit-dependent GTPase A; translation: MKELSRKQLQGIKHYFREKELRRKAQEAKMHHRSPSGDGRRRESLARIISEKVEHIVIVSSFILPPLKTGLIDRFLVMSALEGIEPIIVLNKTDLLPHRADGEKTLSLYRSLGYYGLLASTVTCEGIDLLRDMLRGRSSMLAGHSGVGKSSLLNAMEPGITDRPLVREVSSSTMKGTHTTTSVILYRFPDGTAIFDLPGLKLAPLHGVAPAEIGRCFPEFGYFVRRCRFNDCIHREEPECGVREALEEGAISKDRYESYLRMLGEITDRILF
- a CDS encoding NAD(P)-binding protein, which encodes MALLGGPADLEEALLKKLGLPRGELQSFHIYRQSIDARKKSGISFVYTLDAVLKDEESFLKTCGDKDIAPSPRGAYSCPEPGETPLEGRPVVIGAGPAGLFAALLLAESGYRPLLLERGPAVPERALNVRRFWERGELDPECNVQFGEGGAGTFSDGKLTTMIRDIRCRKVLQELVFCGAPEEILFSYRPHIGTDLLKKVVVGLRKKIEALGGTVRFRCRAADLVIKDHKLAGVITGSGETLETAVAIVAPGHSARDMFSLLHRRGVELAPKPFSLGVRIEHRQSLIDAAQYGKWAYHPALPPAEYKFAYHHASGRSLYTFCMCPGGFVIAASSEAHGVVTNGMSESSRGGENANSALLVGVTPDDFGGSHPLAGVDFQRRYEQRAYEQGQGGYRAPAQLAGDFLEGRESHALGSVTPTYSPGIRLTSLQECLPPYVIETMREGLAAFNRKLRGFASRDAILTGVETRSSSPVRILRGSSFESSTGGLYPCGEGAGYAGGIVSAAVDGIKAAEAIIMKYSPA
- a CDS encoding NAD(P)/FAD-dependent oxidoreductase, which translates into the protein MAQKDIAIIGGGASGIMAALTAAGAGARAVIWEKNPRIGRKLLATGNGRCNLTNVNAQSACYHGGHPGFAASALSLFSAAETLELFESLGITCKVEERGKVFPRSDQASSVLDVLRHELEALEVQVRCDAPVTALEKTGGHFILTCQDGSRHLAAKVILAAGGKATPALSSPGLGYPLAEKMGHRIVTPFPALVPLKLEAPFLNHVHGVKWEGKVLIYADEKPVASDSGEILFTEYGLSGPPVLAVSRAALSGVREGRKVQAAVNLVPEMSPGDLRNYLSARLGRCRNKSLSFALVGFINKRLIGAVLSSAGCRHPEKPGADLGTGDLERLSSLLQDWRFPVTGSPSWTHAQVTAGGIDTRDIDAATLQSKHVPGLFFAGEIIDIDGDCGGFNLQWAWSSGRVAGRRAAE
- a CDS encoding radical SAM protein; translation: MSYQWLIKEYYPDPRPHAAAMLTTRKCNFECRSCCFKSGPRVTGNMSRADMARYLGEITKTSVKVISFTGGESTLFPDELDFGIGRARELGFITRLVTNGWWARSREKAASYMAHLRSQGLDELDISYDEFHKSYLPVEAIQHILDAGRDMDFRNICIAIVTNPNSSFQASEVLEKLAVNTDPALRAMLEARRLSLSVSGLANTGRASSIRNIKYWDEGSLLRGCSNFLNSIAINPNGDLITCCGGFLDIPALRIGNLHEEDIVSIFRRSSRNPLWKLIFYEGPVATARFIERLEPQWKLKDRFQNQCEACAALLSAQGRRYLHKYLPELREMATMRHKRIKTMFGVMDYMTERCASSHCLSCGAAETIDGVCCSTCRSRIRERIALAEETGAPCHSRESDEKFSLVKLLLVGIHSLARHGRKGSDFNEALAHLLRDFAFNATLEMKEAADHEASLALNIEKKLVVNNEKSEAYFQYLALMKERLTALISSLRALERSLDPPGGKGEAPGDFLMKALEESYRIFDIERKMEHFPGKDMDSAARTLQPFEDRPFQYYRTLILSLPHDLVKRSYLTESCLCCGKSITSVRLLCRECFSQGTRGKDKRSRLPRSFPSRPLPSDRFLCCEALLRKLVEENREKSLITPQREAALQAMSKWQEDALKAYSVLKAKKMSPGKGMAARHLELAAASEKAFISFVESMTDLGGDDYAVKNTKLLRALVFLERSEIYSQHAERLFYREEFSARGGVSFFPSYFGPRERSSTGSALP